The sequence AATTCGACCTTTGGGTGCTAAACGAGGAAGCAAGGCATCTAGAGCCTTTTTTGTTGTATCTGGTTTTGTGATAATTTGCTTATCACTTTTAGGAAGATAGCCTAAATTAAAAATAGCAGCAGTTAGTTGTGTTTTTTCTGGAATGGTTCGATTAATCGTTTCATGCCCTTTATGAACTAAAGACACGTGATCCGTTAAGCCTAGTTCTGTGAGTTTTTTTTCAGTATTTATCAGAGCTTGTTCTTGAATATCAAAAGCATAAACCAAACCAGTTGATCCAACAAGATCAGCTAGGAAAGCTGTATCGTTACCGTTTCCCATCGTAGCATCAACAACAGTATCTCCTTTTTGAATAACTTCTTTTAAAAGAGTGTGACTAAAACGAAGTGCGGTCTGTAACATTAATGCAGGACCTCCTTAGCCATACGAACATTCTGGCATCCTTGAAAACTATTCCGACGTTTCATTTCATCATCGATCGCATTTAATACTTCCCATTTTTTTAAACTCCACATAGGACCAACCAAAGTATCTGTTGGAGCATCACCAGTTAGGCGATGGATTACGATTTCTGGTGGAATCATTTCCAGTTGGTCACAAATAACATGGACATAGTTTTCACGTGTCATCAATTGCAAGCGTCCTTCGTGATAATCTCTTAACATCCGTGTATTTGTCATTAAGTGAAGTAGATGCAATTTGATTCCTTGAATATCAGAATCAAGAATTGTTCGGCGAACATTTTCTCTCATCATCTCTAAACTTTCACCAGGCAAGCCATTGATCAGATGCGTACAGACGCGAATATTGTGTTTTCGTAATTTTGCTACACCATCCAGATAAGTTTGGTAATCATGTGCTCTGTTGATTGTATTACTGGTATTCTCATAGGTAGTCTGTAAGCCTAATTCTACCCATAAATAATAGCGCTGGTTCAGTTCTGCTAAATACTCAACAACATCATCAGGCAGACAATCTGGGCGAGTACCAATCGAAATGCCGACAACGCCTTTTTCATTGACCACTTGCTCAAAACGATGTCGAATCACTTCAACAGGCGCGTGAGTATTTGTGAAATTTTGAAAATAGACGATATATTGGTCGACATTCGGCCACTTTTTGTGCATCATCTGAACTTCTTTTTGAAATTGAATGGGTAAAGGATCTTTAGGCGCTACGATCATATCGCCTGATCCTGAAACACTACAAAAAGTACAACCGCCCTTAGCTA is a genomic window of Enterococcus haemoperoxidus ATCC BAA-382 containing:
- a CDS encoding TIGR01212 family radical SAM protein (This family includes YhcC from E. coli K-12, an uncharacterized radical SAM protein.), whose protein sequence is MSKFLYTEDPNKRYHTWNYALREQFGGKIFKVPLDGGFDCPNRDGTVAKGGCTFCSVSGSGDMIVAPKDPLPIQFQKEVQMMHKKWPNVDQYIVYFQNFTNTHAPVEVIRHRFEQVVNEKGVVGISIGTRPDCLPDDVVEYLAELNQRYYLWVELGLQTTYENTSNTINRAHDYQTYLDGVAKLRKHNIRVCTHLINGLPGESLEMMRENVRRTILDSDIQGIKLHLLHLMTNTRMLRDYHEGRLQLMTRENYVHVICDQLEMIPPEIVIHRLTGDAPTDTLVGPMWSLKKWEVLNAIDDEMKRRNSFQGCQNVRMAKEVLH
- a CDS encoding class I SAM-dependent methyltransferase — its product is MLQTALRFSHTLLKEVIQKGDTVVDATMGNGNDTAFLADLVGSTGLVYAFDIQEQALINTEKKLTELGLTDHVSLVHKGHETINRTIPEKTQLTAAIFNLGYLPKSDKQIITKPDTTKKALDALLPRLAPKGRIIIVVYYGHLGGEMELTLVQNYCQELPQETYSVLTYQFINQKNNPPILFCIEKK